The following coding sequences lie in one Spinacia oleracea cultivar Varoflay chromosome 1, BTI_SOV_V1, whole genome shotgun sequence genomic window:
- the LOC130470506 gene encoding uncharacterized protein, translating into MGSCVSGKRTADKWECRTPKRTRISRWDEGDLALREAHPLCHHQDILITQIFTKLDWEGQAAVQMVCKQWRRWAKLRYRLPYHYPQGCYRAWLREWVIMDIIDNDGRDFHAWMDKDMTVYFDGFPLLFKEEE; encoded by the exons ATGGGTTCTTGCGTATCAGGAAAGAGGACTGCTGATAAGTGGGAATGTCGCACCCCCAAGAGAACAAGAATTTCCAGATGGGACGAAG GAGACCTTGCTTTAAGGGAGGCACACCCCCTTTGCCATCATCAAGACATCCTCATCACCCAGATCTTCACCAAGCTGGACTGGGAGGGGCAGGCTGCTGTGCAGATGGTATGCAAGCAGTGGCGTAGGTGGGCCAAGTTGCGGTACCGCCTCCCATACCACTACCCTCAAGGATGCTACCGCGCGTGGCTGCGGGAGTGGGTGATCATGGACATCATTGACAATGATGGCCGTGACTTCCACGCCTGGATGGACAAGGACATGACCGTCTACTTTGACGGCTTCCCCCTCCTTTTCAAGGAGGAGGAGTAG